From a single Apium graveolens cultivar Ventura chromosome 2, ASM990537v1, whole genome shotgun sequence genomic region:
- the LOC141706125 gene encoding uncharacterized protein LOC141706125, whose product MSSSAYAAAFNSLGLAYKTTKGAPGTGSGSADAEGGAESSAPRNVSDPVNVPLAKDPDVQEISEEEPPSKKRKSAPGKPPRGKTVVADRVVCDSEGKGPDGAPIRVGTKSLIDLAGFMSSIPSEEDWEEVEGYNMAAALKRVTGQWGQLGSAMSICSDVAFTELKEANNRTKAEKMLSDSLRGELEEAREGFRVVEAGLNEKLKNSETRAEGLAQEVERLKAELAAKENLNKEAIIAEFKASDVYDFEVAQAGVPEVRRSWVVAERHIKTDPFASWDSFIQEFLAAKAAVEQGQGEPEPYDGPSPSFL is encoded by the exons ATGTCTTCTTCAGCTTATGCAGCAGCTTTTAACTCGTTGGGACTGGCGTACAAGACAACAAAGGGGGCCCCTGGTACCGGATCCGGATCTGCGGATGCTGAGGGTGGTGCCGAATCTTCTGCCCCCCGGAATGTGTCTGATCCGGTCAATGTGCCCTTGGCCAAGGACCCGGACGTTCAAGAAATCTCTGAAGAGGAACCTCCTTCGAAGAAGAGGAAGTCCGCCCCGGGAAAGCCTCCCCGCGGAAAAACTGTTGTTGCTGACCGGGTCGTATGCGATTCGGAGGGGAAGGGACCGGATGGGGCTCCTATCCGGGTAGGGACAAAGAGCCTTATCGATCTGGCCGGGTTCATGTCCAGTATCCCCTCAGAGGAAGATTGGGAGGAGGTTGAGGGCTACAACATGGCTGCTGCCTTGAAGAGGGTCACAGGCCAATGGGGGCAG CTTGGGAGTGCGATGTCCATCTGCTCCGACGTTGCCTTCACTGAGCTCAAGGAGGCTAACAATCGGACTAAGGCTGAGAAGATGCTTTCTGATTCCCTGAGGGGTGAGCTGGAGGAGGCCCGGGAGGGGTTCCGGGTGGTGGAGGCCGGGTTGAATGAGAAGTTGAAGAACTCTGAGACCCGGGCTGAGGGGCTGGCCCAGGAAGTCGAGAGGCTGAAGGCCGAGCTTGCTGCCAAAGAGAATCTGAACAAGGAGGCCATCATTGCTGAGTTCAAGGCCAGCGATGTCTATGACTTCGAAGTTGCTCAGGCCGGGGTTCCCGAGGTACGCAGATCCTGGGTTGTTGCAGAGCGCCATATCAAGACTGACCCTTTTGCTTCGTGGGATAGCTTCATTCAAGAGTTCCTTGCTGCAAAGGCTGCTGTTGAGCAGGGTCAAGGGGAACCGGAACCCTATGATGGTCCGAGTCCCAGTTTCCTCTAG